One part of the Phoenix dactylifera cultivar Barhee BC4 chromosome 4, palm_55x_up_171113_PBpolish2nd_filt_p, whole genome shotgun sequence genome encodes these proteins:
- the LOC103712940 gene encoding 60S ribosomal protein L28-2 translates to MATVPEPLIWEIVKRNNAFLVKQFGNGNAKVQFSKEPNNLYNVNSYKHSGLANKKTVSIQPGGKDVSVVLATSKTKKQNKPGSLYNRSVMKKEFRKMAKAVKNQVTDNYYRPDLTKAALARLSAVHRSLKVAKSGVKKRNRQAVKVKY, encoded by the exons ATGGCTACCGTTCCCGAGCCACTTATCTGGGAGATTGTTAAGAGAAACAATGCTTTTCTTGTTAAGCAGTTTGGTAATGGCAATGCCAAGGTGCAGTTCAGCAAAGAGCCGAACAATCTCTACAATGTGAATTCCTACAAGCACTCTG GGTTGGCGAACAAGAAAACAGTGTCCATTCAGCCAGGAGGGAAGGACGTCTCCGTGGTTCTTGCAACCAGTAAGACGAAGAAGCAGAACAAACCTGGTAGTCTATACAACAGGTCGGTCATGAAGAAAGAGTTCCGTAAGATGGCAAAGGCAGTCAAGAACCAG GTGACCGACAACTACTACAGACCTGATTTGACCAAAGCAGCTCTTGCAAGGCTCAGTGCTGTACATCGCAGCCTCAAGGTTGCCAAGTCTGGTGTGAAGAAGAGGAACAGGCAGGCTGTTAAAGTAAAATACTAG
- the LOC103712942 gene encoding ras-related protein RIC1 isoform X2, with protein MNPEYDYLFKLLLIGDSGVGKSCLLLRFADDSYLESYISTIGVDFKIRTVEQDGKTIKLQIWDTAGQERFRTITSSYYRGAHGIIVVYDVTDQESFNNVKQWLNEIDRYASDNVNKLLVGNKCDLAANRVVSYETGKAFADEIGIPFLETSAKDATNVEKAFMTMAAEIKNRMASQPAMNANRPATVQMRGQPVAQKSSCCS; from the exons ATGAATCCCGAATA TGATTATCTTTTCAAGCTTCTGCTTATTGGAGATTCAGGGGTTGGAAAGTCATGCCTTTTATTAAGATTTGCG GATGATTCATACTTAGAGAGTTACATCAGTACTATTGGTGTTGATTTT AAAATTCGCACAGTGGAGCAGGATGGGAAAACCATAAAACTTCAAATC TGGGATACAGCTGGACAGGAGCGCTTCAGGACAATCACAAGCAGCTATTACCGTGGTGCGCATGGCATCATT GTTGTTTATGATGTAACTGACCAAGAAAGTTTTAATAATGTAAAGCAATGGCTGAATGAGATAGACAGGTATGCAAGTGACAATGTGAACAAGCTTTTGGTTGGAAACAAATGTGATCTGGCTGCTAATAGAGTGGTTTCCTATGAAACTGGGAAG GCATTTGCTGATGAGATTGGGATACCATTCTTGGAGACCAGTGCCAAGGATGCTACCAATGTTGAGAAGGCATTTATGACCATGGCAGCAGAGATAAAGAATCG CATGGCAAGCCAACCAGCTATGAATGCCAACAGACCTGCTACTGTACAAATGCGAGGTCAGCCTGTTGCCCAGAAGAGCAGCTGTTGCTCTTAG
- the LOC103712942 gene encoding ras-related protein RIC1 isoform X1 — MHDGCFSKSSDYLFKLLLIGDSGVGKSCLLLRFADDSYLESYISTIGVDFKIRTVEQDGKTIKLQIWDTAGQERFRTITSSYYRGAHGIIVVYDVTDQESFNNVKQWLNEIDRYASDNVNKLLVGNKCDLAANRVVSYETGKAFADEIGIPFLETSAKDATNVEKAFMTMAAEIKNRMASQPAMNANRPATVQMRGQPVAQKSSCCS; from the exons ATGCATGATGGATGTTTCTCTAAATCAAG TGATTATCTTTTCAAGCTTCTGCTTATTGGAGATTCAGGGGTTGGAAAGTCATGCCTTTTATTAAGATTTGCG GATGATTCATACTTAGAGAGTTACATCAGTACTATTGGTGTTGATTTT AAAATTCGCACAGTGGAGCAGGATGGGAAAACCATAAAACTTCAAATC TGGGATACAGCTGGACAGGAGCGCTTCAGGACAATCACAAGCAGCTATTACCGTGGTGCGCATGGCATCATT GTTGTTTATGATGTAACTGACCAAGAAAGTTTTAATAATGTAAAGCAATGGCTGAATGAGATAGACAGGTATGCAAGTGACAATGTGAACAAGCTTTTGGTTGGAAACAAATGTGATCTGGCTGCTAATAGAGTGGTTTCCTATGAAACTGGGAAG GCATTTGCTGATGAGATTGGGATACCATTCTTGGAGACCAGTGCCAAGGATGCTACCAATGTTGAGAAGGCATTTATGACCATGGCAGCAGAGATAAAGAATCG CATGGCAAGCCAACCAGCTATGAATGCCAACAGACCTGCTACTGTACAAATGCGAGGTCAGCCTGTTGCCCAGAAGAGCAGCTGTTGCTCTTAG